A genome region from Armatimonadota bacterium includes the following:
- the atpG gene encoding ATP synthase F1 subunit gamma, whose translation MATIRQIRQRIRVAKNIEQITRAMKMVAAARLKRAQDRVQQARPYAQSMREMMTGLARSAGSDVTHPLLEVREPGNVGFLIITSDRGLAGSYNSALLRRATELLNGYDRSQLKLYLMGRKGIQFLTPRGYAIEHTFPINATAPTYSEARDVMRVIEADFKNGTIDRLVLVYTRFVTAMTQRPTDLLLLPVQPDALEGAAGTAAAEDYIYEPTAEQLLQSLIPRYVEGQIFQALLEAVASEHGARMTAMSSATDNAGKMITNLTLGLNRARQAGITREISEIVGGAEALKG comes from the coding sequence ATGGCGACTATTCGGCAGATCCGGCAGCGCATCCGCGTTGCGAAGAACATTGAGCAGATCACGCGGGCGATGAAAATGGTGGCCGCGGCCCGCCTGAAACGCGCGCAAGATCGCGTTCAGCAGGCCAGGCCCTACGCCCAGTCGATGCGGGAAATGATGACCGGGCTTGCGCGGAGCGCGGGAAGCGACGTAACGCACCCGCTGCTTGAGGTGCGTGAACCGGGCAACGTGGGCTTTCTGATCATCACGTCGGACCGGGGGCTTGCAGGCTCATACAACTCGGCGCTGCTTCGCCGCGCTACCGAGCTGCTCAACGGGTACGACCGATCTCAACTCAAGCTCTATCTGATGGGGCGAAAGGGAATACAGTTCCTCACGCCGCGCGGCTACGCTATCGAGCACACTTTTCCGATAAATGCCACGGCTCCCACCTATTCGGAAGCCCGTGATGTGATGCGCGTCATCGAGGCCGACTTCAAGAACGGGACGATCGACCGGCTGGTTCTGGTCTACACGCGTTTCGTTACGGCAATGACTCAACGCCCCACCGATTTGCTGCTGCTTCCGGTTCAGCCCGACGCGCTGGAGGGTGCCGCGGGAACCGCCGCCGCTGAGGACTATATCTATGAGCCAACTGCGGAGCAGCTTCTGCAGTCGCTGATACCGAGGTATGTAGAGGGCCAGATCTTTCAGGCGCTGCTGGAGGCCGTAGCCAGCGAGCATGGCGCCCGTATGACGGCCATGAGTTCCGCCACAGATAACGCCGGCAAAATGATTACCAACCTGACGCTCGGCCTGAACCGGGCCCGCCAGGCCGGCATAACGCGAGAGATTTCTGAGATTGTTGGCGGGGCGGAGGCGCTGAAGGGCTAG
- a CDS encoding acetyl-CoA carboxylase carboxyltransferase subunit beta produces the protein MNHKRWFHRDPGRTSDVSVPEGLWTKCPSCDDIVFTKDIERNLRVCPKCDYHYRLPAYERLGMTLDEGTFTETDAGLRSVDTLAFPDYASKLARGAERTGLNDGIVTGVGEIEGIPVIAGASDFAFMGGSMGGVAGEKLVRAMERGADNHKPVVLFTASGGARMQEGLHSLMQMAKTSAAVAKLARARVPYIVVLTDPTTAGVYASYASLGDIIFAEPGAVIGFAGLRVGNQDVGVKLPPDFQRPDFQSRCGMIDRIVPRKELRATLATVLALLTEAAPDG, from the coding sequence ATGAATCACAAGCGATGGTTTCACCGCGATCCGGGACGGACGTCCGATGTCTCGGTGCCGGAAGGTCTTTGGACCAAATGTCCTTCGTGTGACGACATCGTCTTCACGAAGGACATCGAGCGAAATCTTCGCGTTTGTCCAAAGTGTGATTATCATTACAGGCTTCCAGCGTACGAACGCCTGGGAATGACGCTGGATGAGGGCACCTTTACCGAAACGGACGCCGGGTTGCGCTCGGTTGATACCCTCGCCTTCCCAGACTACGCCTCCAAGCTGGCGCGCGGAGCCGAACGAACGGGCCTCAACGACGGCATCGTCACGGGCGTGGGCGAGATCGAGGGGATCCCCGTGATCGCCGGAGCCTCAGACTTTGCGTTCATGGGCGGCTCGATGGGCGGCGTGGCCGGAGAGAAACTGGTGCGCGCGATGGAGCGTGGCGCCGACAACCACAAGCCGGTGGTGCTCTTTACAGCATCTGGCGGTGCGCGGATGCAGGAGGGTCTGCATTCACTGATGCAGATGGCGAAGACCAGCGCAGCGGTAGCCAAACTGGCCCGGGCGCGTGTTCCGTACATTGTGGTGCTTACCGACCCCACCACCGCCGGTGTCTACGCGTCGTATGCTTCGCTAGGCGACATCATCTTTGCCGAGCCGGGCGCCGTGATCGGCTTTGCTGGGCTTCGGGTGGGTAACCAGGATGTTGGCGTGAAGCTGCCGCCAGACTTTCAGCGTCCCGACTTTCAAAGCCGGTGTGGGATGATCGACCGCATCGTGCCGCGGAAAGAGCTTCGCGCCACTCTTGCAACAGTGCTCGCGCTCCTTACGGAAGCCGCTCCAGATGGCTAG
- a CDS encoding acetyl-CoA carboxylase carboxyltransferase subunit alpha, whose product MASNPLEFEQPIAELDDLIAELKRVASDPEARNNAAAQGTDVDAEIARVEERRREMLQQIFEQLTPWDEVQMARHRDRPYSLDYIRLLFTDFVELRGDRTNADDQAIVGGLARFRGAPVVVIGHQKGRDLRERQLRNFGSARPAGFRKALRLMQLAEKFRRPIITLVDTPAAEANLMAEEEGISTTIAVSLREMSTLQTPIVVAVIGEGGSGGALGIALGDRVLMLQHAVYSVIPPEGCAAILWNDRGRAAEAAAALHLTAADAMAYGLVDEVIPEPLGGAHRDPQGAADTLGEALERRLKELFAVQPSDLPAMRYAKFRAMGRWTESEIDPPA is encoded by the coding sequence ATGGCTAGTAACCCGCTCGAGTTTGAGCAGCCGATCGCCGAGCTGGACGACCTGATCGCCGAGTTGAAGCGCGTCGCCAGCGACCCGGAAGCGCGGAACAATGCTGCTGCACAGGGCACGGACGTCGACGCAGAGATCGCCCGCGTTGAAGAGCGCCGGCGCGAGATGCTGCAGCAGATTTTTGAGCAACTCACGCCGTGGGACGAAGTCCAGATGGCTCGCCATCGCGACAGGCCATACTCGCTGGACTATATCCGATTGTTGTTCACCGACTTCGTGGAGCTGCGCGGCGATAGAACAAATGCCGACGACCAGGCGATCGTGGGCGGGCTTGCCAGGTTTCGCGGCGCACCTGTGGTTGTTATCGGGCACCAGAAGGGCAGAGACCTGCGCGAACGGCAGCTGCGTAACTTCGGCAGCGCACGTCCAGCCGGATTTCGGAAAGCGCTGCGCCTGATGCAGCTGGCGGAGAAGTTCAGGCGTCCTATCATCACGCTGGTGGATACTCCGGCCGCCGAAGCCAACCTGATGGCTGAAGAGGAAGGCATAAGCACAACCATTGCGGTTTCGCTGCGCGAAATGTCTACTCTGCAGACTCCAATCGTGGTAGCTGTCATCGGTGAGGGCGGCAGCGGCGGCGCACTTGGCATCGCTCTTGGCGACCGCGTCCTGATGCTGCAGCACGCCGTGTACTCGGTGATCCCACCCGAAGGTTGCGCGGCAATACTCTGGAACGACCGTGGACGCGCGGCCGAGGCTGCCGCCGCGCTGCATCTAACGGCTGCGGATGCCATGGCATACGGCCTGGTGGATGAAGTGATTCCCGAGCCACTTGGAGGTGCGCACCGCGATCCTCAGGGAGCTGCCGACACGCTGGGCGAAGCGCTTGAGCGACGCCTGAAGGAGTTGTTCGCAGTCCAACCGTCTGACCTGCCCGCGATGCGGTACGCAAAGTTCCGGGCGATGGGTCGCTGGACCGAGTCTGAAATCGATCCGCCGGCCTGA
- the pheA gene encoding prephenate dehydratase, giving the protein MSLPEWRKEIDQIDSQMLVLVNQRADLARRIGAAKTRSRAHYFTPEREQAIFKRIVERNGGPLDTPAIRAIFREIISACRALEKPISSAYLGPEGTNSQAACITKFGSSSLQIPVGSIAEVFAAVERNTCDYGIVPVENSWAGVVPETLDTFLNSNLRVVSEVYEPIVNNLLTHCEKLEDVRRLYTHFQPLAQCRQWLRNHLPGVEEVEASSTARAAELAAGDRESAAIANALAAERYNVPVLCEHIEDNPQHRTRFLVLGYNEPERSGRDKTSLMFSVHNRAGELVHALNAFEKYDVNLTMIESRPTKTAAWQYVFYVDAQGHVQDKGVADAINLLKQHSLFVRVLGSYPESV; this is encoded by the coding sequence ATGAGTTTGCCGGAATGGCGCAAAGAGATAGATCAGATAGACAGCCAGATGCTGGTACTGGTGAATCAGCGGGCCGACCTGGCTCGCCGGATTGGAGCCGCCAAAACCCGGAGCCGCGCACACTATTTTACCCCGGAACGGGAACAGGCGATTTTCAAGCGGATCGTCGAGCGCAATGGCGGTCCGCTGGATACACCGGCCATCCGTGCGATATTCCGTGAGATCATCTCAGCATGCCGGGCGCTTGAGAAGCCGATCTCCTCCGCGTACCTGGGACCGGAAGGCACGAACAGCCAGGCGGCCTGCATCACCAAATTCGGCAGTTCCTCGCTTCAGATACCGGTAGGCTCTATCGCCGAGGTCTTTGCCGCCGTTGAGCGCAACACGTGCGATTACGGCATCGTACCGGTGGAGAACTCGTGGGCCGGCGTGGTGCCGGAAACGCTTGACACGTTTCTTAACTCCAACCTCCGGGTTGTTTCCGAGGTGTACGAGCCGATCGTGAACAATCTGTTGACGCACTGTGAAAAGCTGGAGGATGTGCGCCGCCTCTATACACATTTTCAGCCTCTTGCTCAGTGCCGTCAGTGGCTGCGCAACCACCTTCCGGGCGTGGAGGAGGTTGAAGCTTCCAGTACGGCACGGGCTGCGGAACTTGCCGCCGGCGACCGCGAGAGCGCCGCGATTGCCAATGCTCTGGCGGCCGAACGGTACAACGTTCCGGTACTGTGTGAACACATTGAGGACAATCCGCAGCACCGAACGCGGTTCCTGGTACTCGGCTATAACGAGCCTGAGCGCAGCGGGCGCGACAAAACCTCGCTGATGTTTTCGGTTCACAATCGCGCCGGCGAACTGGTTCACGCGTTGAACGCATTTGAAAAGTACGACGTAAACCTCACGATGATCGAGTCGCGGCCCACAAAAACCGCTGCCTGGCAGTATGTGTTTTATGTGGATGCTCAGGGCCACGTGCAGGATAAAGGCGTGGCGGATGCGATCAATCTCCTGAAGCAGCACAGCCTCTTTGTGCGCGTATTGGGTTCGTATCCCGAGTCGGTTTGA
- a CDS encoding DUF1343 domain-containing protein, whose protein sequence is MMAPGESGGGRRFSRRGLLGAACAWLPARAAATGTVLPGLEVARQMDFRDLAGSSIGLITNPTGIAPDGASGIDLLAKASNVHLKALFGPEHGLRGTAGAGAAVKNGRDVRTGLPIYSLYGVTRRPSPEMLKGIDTIVYDIQDVGSRSYTFISTMGLAMQTAAQHRLRFVVLDRPSPAGANRIEGNIPGPQYHSFVGSYPIPYCYGLTVGELARMINGSGWMGDPCHLQVIPMEGYNRRMFWRDTHLPWRPTSPHIPTPEAAWGYAATGIMGELPGLSIGIDTPDEFLVAGRSDIDSTRFADALNARALPGVRFLPFQWRVPGSGSGAVDCGVRIRIDDPASAQLTRINFELMVTARRLVPHIAFFARADQERMFDMVCGTDVVRRRFQAGADSAEIWAAWNTASSFAAQRKPWLLYA, encoded by the coding sequence GTGATGGCGCCGGGTGAATCGGGCGGCGGGCGCCGCTTCAGCCGACGCGGGCTTCTTGGCGCAGCATGCGCCTGGCTGCCGGCACGCGCGGCCGCAACAGGCACAGTACTGCCCGGCCTGGAAGTGGCTCGCCAAATGGACTTCCGTGACCTGGCGGGAAGTTCGATCGGGCTGATTACCAATCCCACCGGCATAGCACCCGACGGCGCCAGTGGCATCGACCTGCTTGCGAAAGCGTCCAATGTGCATCTGAAGGCGCTGTTTGGGCCCGAACACGGCCTGCGTGGAACAGCCGGCGCCGGTGCAGCCGTGAAGAACGGACGCGACGTTCGTACAGGCCTCCCAATCTACTCTCTTTACGGCGTAACGCGAAGGCCTTCGCCGGAGATGTTGAAGGGTATTGACACCATTGTTTACGACATTCAGGACGTTGGGTCGCGTTCCTACACCTTCATCAGCACAATGGGTTTGGCCATGCAGACCGCCGCGCAACACCGCCTTCGCTTTGTGGTGCTGGACCGGCCATCGCCTGCGGGCGCCAATCGGATCGAGGGAAACATACCGGGCCCGCAGTACCACAGCTTTGTAGGCAGTTACCCGATACCGTACTGCTACGGCCTTACCGTTGGCGAACTCGCCCGGATGATCAACGGGAGTGGGTGGATGGGCGACCCCTGTCACCTGCAGGTGATCCCGATGGAGGGTTACAACCGGCGGATGTTCTGGCGCGATACCCATCTACCGTGGCGCCCCACTAGCCCGCACATCCCAACGCCGGAGGCCGCGTGGGGCTACGCGGCCACCGGCATCATGGGCGAGTTACCCGGGTTGAGCATCGGGATCGATACGCCGGATGAGTTTCTGGTTGCCGGCCGCAGCGATATCGACTCGACGCGTTTTGCAGACGCTCTCAATGCCAGGGCTCTGCCTGGCGTACGCTTCCTGCCGTTTCAGTGGCGCGTTCCCGGATCCGGCAGCGGCGCTGTGGACTGCGGAGTTCGAATCAGGATTGATGACCCGGCATCGGCGCAGTTGACGCGCATCAACTTTGAGCTGATGGTAACCGCACGGCGTTTAGTCCCGCATATCGCATTTTTCGCCAGAGCCGATCAGGAGCGGATGTTTGACATGGTTTGTGGCACCGACGTGGTTCGCCGCCGCTTCCAGGCCGGGGCAGACTCGGCGGAAATATGGGCTGCCTGGAATACAGCTTCATCCTTCGCGGCTCAGCGCAAGCCGTGGCTTCTTTATGCTTAG
- a CDS encoding Gfo/Idh/MocA family oxidoreductase → MPPEQPTQDPKQQLAEAIRQLSVAFHEVKERVVVAVMRRNRLQDQVTAAKRVLEDRQAKRRTSEQLNDPQLLKDLDADIKSRQQELDGLNRMLVQAEVEADTAKTALPVEQGRLLEQLREMKARFGEAIHQKITNSGWPTAADELLDRAFSKSREIQHEAAAREEASAAAAGQARTVQPVSRIEMPSESTLDEMLSALEAKVRGDVPAEALDGPAAQPASAPPVAPPVTEATPPAVPALAPPAVPGIPVVQSTSAPVIAPAVIRKEIDMDSNRRVRVAGIGTGGIYRGAHLPAYPHIPHAQLVALCDPDPEAQKLALARHHSVFEAKIKELRERKETEAADLLERDRDAVQVRSDISEVIAQDNVDLVDICTQPFLHAPLSIQALNAGLNVMCEKPLSRSWLESKRLLAAVERSGRFYQHNENWLWDPDYYSAMKLVRSGAIGEPLLMFFATAHGGPEGNGKFWNSEFGGGGSLLDNGIHAIGAAWYIAGMSRRPKLVKAADPFGMQIRMPHRIIDGRFQQVRVEDDAHILIRFEDPNTGAWTSAHVEGSWSERDSPDTVIIGTTGKIRFESNENGRFAVVVDAWDRDQRRLFVSGPTWQHWPSSFYGEILNMVECVRNGVPSISTASFGAECSAIVGCSYLSQKEGRRAVSLDEFKAFAEGIESRYPGDAKAADDALVDALLSAVRPQD, encoded by the coding sequence ATGCCGCCAGAACAGCCCACTCAGGACCCCAAGCAGCAGCTGGCGGAGGCTATCCGACAGCTGAGCGTGGCGTTCCATGAGGTCAAGGAGCGCGTGGTAGTTGCGGTGATGCGCCGCAATCGCCTCCAGGACCAGGTGACGGCCGCCAAACGCGTTCTTGAGGATCGGCAGGCGAAGCGCCGAACCTCTGAGCAGCTCAACGACCCGCAACTGCTCAAGGACCTGGATGCCGATATCAAAAGCCGCCAGCAGGAACTCGATGGCCTGAACAGGATGCTGGTGCAGGCTGAGGTTGAAGCCGATACCGCCAAGACCGCGCTCCCGGTGGAGCAGGGCCGGCTTCTGGAACAACTGCGCGAGATGAAAGCCCGGTTTGGCGAGGCTATTCATCAGAAGATTACCAACAGTGGCTGGCCAACTGCGGCCGACGAACTGCTGGACCGGGCATTTTCCAAATCCCGTGAGATACAGCACGAGGCCGCGGCCCGTGAAGAAGCCTCAGCCGCGGCCGCTGGGCAAGCGCGAACCGTCCAACCGGTCTCTCGCATCGAGATGCCGTCGGAGTCGACGCTGGACGAGATGTTGAGCGCCCTCGAGGCGAAGGTGCGTGGCGATGTGCCGGCCGAGGCGCTGGACGGGCCGGCAGCGCAGCCGGCATCGGCGCCGCCCGTTGCCCCGCCGGTGACAGAGGCGACCCCACCGGCGGTTCCGGCTTTGGCGCCGCCGGCTGTGCCGGGCATACCGGTGGTGCAGTCGACATCGGCGCCGGTGATAGCGCCGGCCGTTATTCGAAAGGAAATCGATATGGATTCAAACCGGCGTGTGCGTGTAGCCGGCATCGGCACAGGTGGCATCTATCGCGGCGCCCATTTGCCCGCCTATCCGCACATTCCACACGCGCAGCTCGTTGCCTTGTGCGATCCGGATCCTGAGGCGCAGAAACTGGCGCTGGCGCGGCACCACAGCGTGTTTGAGGCAAAGATCAAAGAGCTGCGAGAGCGCAAGGAGACCGAAGCGGCCGACCTGTTGGAGCGCGACCGCGATGCCGTTCAGGTGCGCTCTGATATCAGCGAGGTGATCGCTCAAGACAACGTGGACCTGGTGGATATCTGCACGCAACCCTTTTTGCACGCGCCACTCTCCATCCAAGCCCTGAACGCCGGCCTCAACGTGATGTGTGAAAAGCCACTCTCACGCAGCTGGCTGGAATCGAAGCGACTGCTGGCTGCCGTTGAGCGGTCCGGCCGATTCTATCAGCACAATGAGAACTGGCTATGGGATCCGGACTACTACAGCGCCATGAAACTCGTGCGCAGCGGCGCCATCGGTGAGCCGCTGCTGATGTTCTTTGCCACCGCTCACGGTGGACCGGAAGGGAATGGCAAGTTCTGGAACAGTGAGTTTGGCGGAGGCGGCTCACTGCTGGATAACGGGATCCACGCGATCGGCGCTGCCTGGTACATCGCCGGGATGAGCCGGCGGCCAAAGTTAGTGAAAGCGGCCGACCCGTTCGGCATGCAAATCCGAATGCCCCATCGGATCATCGACGGCCGGTTTCAGCAGGTGCGCGTGGAGGACGATGCGCATATTCTTATCCGGTTTGAGGACCCCAACACAGGCGCCTGGACGAGTGCCCACGTGGAGGGTTCATGGTCCGAGCGCGACTCGCCGGATACCGTGATCATCGGCACCACCGGCAAAATCCGGTTCGAATCGAACGAAAACGGTCGATTCGCCGTGGTGGTGGATGCCTGGGACCGCGATCAGCGCCGTTTGTTCGTCAGTGGCCCAACATGGCAGCACTGGCCCAGCAGCTTCTACGGCGAAATCCTCAACATGGTGGAGTGCGTTCGCAATGGCGTACCGTCGATCTCCACTGCAAGCTTCGGCGCGGAGTGCTCTGCTATTGTGGGCTGCTCGTACCTCTCTCAAAAGGAGGGGCGGCGCGCCGTGAGCCTGGATGAGTTCAAGGCTTTTGCCGAGGGTATTGAGTCCAGATATCCCGGAGACGCGAAAGCGGCCGACGACGCGCTGGTGGATGCACTGCTCTCAGCCGTACGGCCACAGGACTGA
- a CDS encoding diaminopimelate epimerase → MDAELRFVKMQGVGNDFVLIDARVAPAADWPALAVELCRRRFSVGADGLLVVDRSEVADAMMRMYNPDGSPDVCGNGMRCVARWLTESCGYTAPALALETFNGVHQITVEPDAAGRSAGFTVNMGPPALHPNAIPMVAPGDTVCDFPLELADAPNGFSRLPVTCVSTGSTHAVTFAPLPGSDLEFERIASCVEHHHRFPERTSLMWARQAEDGALAIRIWERGAGETLGCGTGACATAVAAVMHGTAQRDSPVRVRSAGGELVVTWQSDGDILMSGPAEIVYSGSWAGDSTAEVMA, encoded by the coding sequence ATGGATGCCGAGCTGCGATTTGTAAAGATGCAGGGCGTCGGCAACGACTTTGTGCTGATCGACGCTCGCGTCGCTCCAGCCGCCGACTGGCCGGCACTGGCCGTGGAACTGTGCCGTCGCCGATTCTCGGTAGGCGCGGACGGTCTGCTGGTTGTGGATCGTTCCGAGGTTGCCGATGCCATGATGCGCATGTACAACCCGGATGGCTCACCAGACGTTTGCGGCAATGGAATGCGGTGCGTGGCGCGATGGCTCACCGAGAGTTGCGGCTACACCGCACCGGCACTAGCGCTGGAAACGTTTAATGGCGTCCACCAGATTACTGTTGAACCGGACGCCGCCGGCCGATCAGCCGGTTTTACCGTGAACATGGGCCCGCCTGCGCTGCACCCGAATGCCATCCCGATGGTTGCCCCCGGCGATACAGTCTGTGACTTTCCGCTGGAGCTTGCCGACGCGCCAAACGGATTCTCACGCTTGCCGGTTACGTGCGTTTCCACGGGATCGACCCATGCAGTCACGTTTGCGCCATTGCCCGGTTCGGACCTGGAGTTCGAGCGTATTGCATCCTGCGTGGAGCACCACCACCGGTTTCCAGAGCGCACCAGTTTGATGTGGGCCAGGCAGGCGGAGGATGGTGCGCTTGCGATCCGCATCTGGGAGCGTGGGGCGGGAGAAACACTGGGCTGTGGAACCGGCGCGTGCGCCACAGCCGTGGCCGCGGTGATGCACGGAACTGCGCAGCGCGATTCGCCGGTGCGGGTCCGAAGCGCCGGTGGCGAGCTGGTGGTAACCTGGCAGAGCGACGGTGACATACTCATGAGCGGCCCTGCCGAGATCGTATATTCCGGTTCATGGGCCGGCGACAGCACGGCGGAGGTAATGGCATGA
- a CDS encoding family 10 glycosylhydrolase, producing MTRLSLALFAAVLCASAPQACSGQSVTDLARGVSAGLGLQGRVMWVDGTANLFRTDPASPGGYRNYTTTEAGVAHVVAECKAAHVNTLVVDVKPLAGEVLYNSRIAPRMTQWLGRPVPDFDVLAAFVKLGHAAGMAVDASVNILSEGHKYFSVGPAYSHPEWQSMVYTVDRGLIAANGSRLKLRVPNEPTNPARPVVVSDTTTILGEEGPNAMVGLETPERQQTDVTAQSAMQPGAQLNVVMDAQNRVDGVVDSALLGDDPLVAPDGGHIVPVTRPGDVAWVSRNVHPGDPMRFDVETAIVPISQAPSEKVADFVNPLIPAVRSYELGMVREIAQNYAVDGIVVDRLRYSNLYNDFSPVTRAAFEAWLGRPVSQWPEDVYSFSSVPGNPIVRGPLFKQWLQFRAHVIQGFVADLAQTVHTARPGASLGTYVGSWYPDYYQVGVNWGSPRTALRYPWFTAAYPETGYAEYFNWVSTGCYYPVATPSEAQRLGRSQGATVEAAARLSSNAVADGAWVYAGIFAKDYKGHPGEFVRALNAAATQSEGWMVFDLSYIDRYHWWPLLDAASGADVSPPDRTSGLLSKVRSIRDGAG from the coding sequence TTGACGCGACTATCACTTGCTCTATTTGCCGCAGTACTGTGTGCATCGGCGCCACAGGCTTGTAGCGGCCAGTCGGTTACCGACCTGGCGCGTGGCGTATCGGCCGGCCTGGGCTTACAGGGCCGTGTGATGTGGGTGGATGGTACGGCCAACCTTTTTCGCACCGACCCGGCCAGTCCCGGGGGGTACCGCAACTACACGACCACCGAGGCCGGTGTGGCGCATGTGGTGGCAGAGTGCAAGGCGGCGCACGTAAACACGCTGGTGGTGGATGTGAAGCCGCTAGCGGGCGAGGTGCTTTACAACAGCCGGATTGCACCGCGCATGACGCAGTGGCTGGGTAGACCGGTCCCCGATTTTGACGTGCTGGCGGCATTTGTCAAACTGGGTCACGCTGCCGGTATGGCCGTGGATGCTTCGGTGAACATCCTCAGCGAGGGGCACAAGTACTTCAGTGTGGGACCGGCCTATTCCCACCCGGAATGGCAGAGCATGGTCTACACCGTGGACCGCGGATTGATCGCGGCGAATGGCTCACGCCTGAAGCTGCGCGTTCCGAACGAGCCGACAAACCCTGCTCGGCCCGTTGTAGTCTCGGATACCACGACGATTCTCGGCGAAGAGGGCCCGAATGCCATGGTTGGTCTGGAGACGCCGGAGCGGCAACAGACCGATGTAACTGCTCAATCCGCCATGCAGCCCGGCGCCCAGTTGAACGTTGTGATGGATGCGCAAAACCGTGTGGATGGCGTGGTGGACAGCGCTCTCCTGGGCGATGACCCTCTGGTTGCGCCCGATGGCGGCCACATTGTGCCGGTAACCCGGCCGGGTGACGTGGCCTGGGTATCGCGGAACGTTCATCCGGGCGATCCGATGCGATTCGATGTGGAAACTGCGATTGTGCCGATATCTCAGGCTCCGAGCGAAAAGGTGGCCGATTTCGTGAACCCGCTCATTCCCGCGGTGAGGAGCTACGAGTTGGGGATGGTACGCGAGATTGCGCAGAACTATGCGGTCGACGGCATCGTTGTGGACCGCTTGAGGTACAGCAATCTTTACAATGACTTCAGTCCGGTGACGCGAGCGGCATTCGAGGCGTGGTTAGGTCGGCCGGTATCGCAGTGGCCGGAGGATGTGTATTCGTTTTCATCTGTACCCGGCAACCCGATAGTGCGCGGACCACTTTTCAAGCAGTGGCTGCAGTTTCGGGCACACGTGATTCAGGGCTTCGTGGCCGACCTTGCCCAGACGGTGCACACGGCGCGCCCCGGGGCCTCGTTGGGTACCTACGTGGGATCGTGGTATCCGGATTACTACCAGGTTGGCGTGAACTGGGGTAGCCCGCGAACGGCGCTCCGGTACCCGTGGTTCACGGCCGCCTACCCGGAAACCGGATATGCCGAGTACTTCAACTGGGTCTCAACCGGATGCTACTACCCGGTGGCCACGCCATCGGAAGCCCAGCGACTGGGGCGCAGCCAGGGCGCCACTGTGGAAGCGGCGGCGCGACTTTCGAGCAATGCCGTGGCAGACGGGGCATGGGTTTACGCAGGCATCTTTGCCAAGGATTACAAGGGTCACCCCGGCGAGTTTGTTCGGGCGCTGAACGCGGCGGCCACGCAAAGCGAAGGCTGGATGGTTTTTGATCTCTCTTACATCGACCGGTACCACTGGTGGCCGCTGCTCGACGCTGCATCCGGCGCCGATGTATCGCCGCCGGACCGCACAAGCGGCCTCTTGAGCAAAGTGCGATCCATTCGTGATGGCGCCGGGTGA
- the radC gene encoding DNA repair protein RadC, translating to MTGSASSMPAGLTMERASRRIQEMDAQERPRERLETYGPHDLALRELLAIQLRTGLKGRSALELAEDLLQQFGGIKGLAGASVAEMEAIHGVGKSKAVQIAAGIELGKRLYEAHASSAQLINNPQGVYDLLWTTMRDERQEVFVALALDTKNQLIRRQALTRGTVNASLVDAREVFHLAVSLKASSLIVAHNHPSGDPAPSKADLDVTRRLVQAGQILDIPLNDHVVIGHNRYTSLRATTDIWANARG from the coding sequence ATGACAGGCAGCGCCAGCAGCATGCCGGCAGGCTTGACGATGGAGCGCGCTTCAAGGCGGATTCAGGAGATGGACGCGCAGGAGCGACCGCGAGAGCGCCTCGAGACCTATGGCCCGCACGATCTGGCGCTGCGTGAACTGCTCGCCATCCAGCTCAGGACCGGGCTCAAAGGCCGATCCGCCCTGGAACTTGCCGAGGATCTTCTGCAGCAGTTTGGCGGCATAAAAGGCCTCGCCGGAGCATCAGTAGCCGAAATGGAGGCGATACACGGCGTGGGCAAGAGCAAGGCCGTACAGATCGCCGCCGGCATTGAACTCGGTAAAAGACTCTACGAAGCCCACGCCTCATCGGCGCAGCTTATCAACAATCCACAGGGAGTGTACGACCTATTGTGGACAACGATGCGCGATGAACGGCAAGAGGTGTTCGTGGCGCTCGCCCTGGATACGAAGAATCAACTGATCCGCCGCCAGGCGCTTACGCGGGGCACCGTTAACGCCAGCCTGGTGGATGCCCGCGAGGTGTTTCACCTGGCCGTTTCACTGAAGGCCTCGTCGCTGATCGTGGCGCATAATCACCCGAGCGGCGATCCAGCGCCCAGCAAGGCAGACCTCGACGTTACGCGCCGACTTGTTCAGGCCGGCCAAATTCTGGATATACCGCTGAACGACCACGTAGTCATCGGGCATAACAGGTACACAAGCCTGCGCGCCACCACCGATATCTGGGCCAATGCGCGCGGTTAG